Proteins encoded in a region of the Deinococcus malanensis genome:
- a CDS encoding DUF3995 domain-containing protein yields the protein MEVLIWPVVAVLVLTGVLHVAWGTGAVWPGRDAQDLAQKVVGGPQVDRMPSPLACYAVAGALLVASAALVMTLVPSDFQPLVRLAGFMVAGVFLLRGVLGYALPTQAYSGQDFVRLNRVMYSPLCLALGGMTLLALLG from the coding sequence ATGGAAGTGTTGATCTGGCCTGTAGTGGCTGTGTTGGTTCTGACAGGAGTCCTTCATGTGGCCTGGGGGACGGGAGCAGTCTGGCCTGGGCGTGACGCTCAGGACCTTGCCCAGAAGGTGGTTGGCGGTCCTCAGGTCGACCGCATGCCGTCACCTCTCGCCTGTTATGCCGTTGCTGGTGCGTTGCTGGTCGCGTCTGCAGCTCTTGTCATGACTCTGGTTCCTAGTGATTTTCAGCCGCTTGTTCGCCTTGCCGGTTTCATGGTGGCTGGCGTTTTCCTGCTTCGCGGAGTGCTGGGGTACGCATTGCCCACGCAAGCGTACTCAGGCCAGGATTTCGTCCGGCTCAACCGCGTGATGTATTCGCCCCTGTGTCTGGCGCTGGGGGGAATGACCCTGCTGGCGCTGCTGGGTTAG
- a CDS encoding PaaI family thioesterase: MSELPSLETLNTLGTGLLPSLIGIRFTHADKGLLRSELTVRPELLAPNGFLHAASVIALADTTCGYGTRMLLPEEANGFTTIELKSNHLSTAREGLITCEARVVHSGRTTQVWDAEVRAPTGKIMALFRCTQAVLYPRD; this comes from the coding sequence ATGTCTGAGCTGCCCTCGCTGGAGACCCTGAACACGCTGGGGACTGGCCTTCTGCCTAGCCTGATCGGGATTCGCTTTACACATGCAGATAAAGGCCTGCTGCGCTCCGAGCTTACGGTGCGCCCGGAACTGCTGGCGCCCAACGGGTTTCTGCACGCGGCCAGCGTGATTGCCCTGGCCGATACCACCTGCGGCTATGGTACCCGCATGCTCCTGCCCGAAGAGGCAAACGGTTTCACGACCATTGAACTCAAGAGCAACCACCTGAGCACCGCCCGTGAAGGCCTGATCACCTGCGAGGCCCGGGTAGTTCACAGTGGGCGGACCACCCAGGTGTGGGACGCCGAGGTGCGGGCGCCCACCGGAAAAATCATGGCCCTGTTCCGCTGCACCCAGGCCGTTCTGTATCCGCGGGACTAA
- the aat gene encoding leucyl/phenylalanyl-tRNA--protein transferase — MPHAETFLYHPDALTREIARGYASGAFLMDNGDGLQWYAVSGRALVPLTEAQGLHVARRLRRELGRFEVRRDTAFEQVIAGCRGELSGSPPRDGQWISDELVVIYRQLHVSGLAHSFEVWRDGALAGGVLGLALGGAFIAESKFHRVTNASKIALIYLASHLHARGFTLLDAQIQNPHLETLGVVEVDDAEYALRLRDALRQDVSF, encoded by the coding sequence TTGCCTCACGCCGAGACCTTTCTCTACCATCCTGATGCGCTGACCCGCGAGATTGCTCGTGGGTACGCGAGCGGCGCATTCCTGATGGACAACGGGGATGGCCTGCAGTGGTACGCCGTGAGCGGCCGGGCCCTGGTCCCCCTAACCGAGGCACAGGGACTGCACGTCGCGCGCCGGCTGCGCCGTGAGCTGGGGCGTTTCGAGGTCCGCCGGGATACAGCCTTTGAACAGGTCATCGCCGGCTGCCGTGGCGAACTGAGCGGGTCACCCCCCCGTGACGGCCAGTGGATCAGCGATGAGCTGGTCGTGATTTACCGCCAGCTGCATGTCAGTGGACTGGCCCATTCCTTCGAGGTCTGGCGGGACGGAGCGCTGGCCGGTGGAGTGCTGGGTCTGGCGCTGGGCGGCGCCTTTATCGCCGAGAGCAAGTTTCACCGTGTGACAAACGCCAGCAAGATCGCCCTGATTTATCTGGCGTCCCACCTGCATGCCCGGGGATTCACCCTGCTCGATGCCCAGATTCAGAATCCGCACCTGGAGACGCTGGGTGTAGTGGAAGTTGACGACGCCGAATACGCCCTGCGACTGAGGGACGCCCTCCGGCAGGATGTAAGCTTCTGA
- a CDS encoding CBS and ACT domain-containing protein encodes MLVRDWMTADPVSVTPDTPVMDALRILKEGNFRRLPVVDGSQLVGITTRKDLKDAMPSKATTLSVWELNYLLSKLTVSEMMARPVITAAEGEYMEDAALRMQEHHVGGLPVLSDSGRLSGIITTMDVLRAFTGILGMREGGQRLTLDMPDVPGSLERATQAILPSNIISVATYGGGNGYRRFVMRVNGEGVRDARRRVHDAGITVLD; translated from the coding sequence ATGCTGGTTCGCGACTGGATGACAGCTGACCCTGTCAGCGTCACACCCGACACTCCTGTGATGGACGCCCTGAGGATTCTCAAGGAAGGCAATTTCCGCCGCCTGCCGGTCGTGGACGGTTCTCAACTGGTCGGCATCACAACCCGCAAGGACTTGAAAGACGCGATGCCCAGCAAGGCCACCACCCTCAGCGTGTGGGAACTGAACTACCTGCTGAGCAAACTGACCGTCTCGGAAATGATGGCCCGCCCGGTCATTACGGCCGCCGAGGGCGAATACATGGAAGACGCTGCGCTGCGCATGCAGGAGCATCACGTCGGCGGCCTGCCGGTGCTCAGCGATTCGGGGCGTCTCAGCGGCATTATCACGACCATGGACGTCCTGCGCGCCTTTACCGGCATTCTCGGCATGCGCGAGGGTGGGCAGCGGCTGACGCTGGACATGCCGGACGTGCCGGGCAGCCTGGAGCGGGCCACCCAGGCGATCCTGCCAAGCAACATCATCAGCGTGGCGACGTACGGAGGAGGAAACGGCTACCGCCGCTTTGTCATGCGCGTCAATGGCGAAGGCGTCCGGGACGCCCGACGCCGGGTGCACGACGCAGGCATTACCGTACTCGACTGA
- a CDS encoding pyridoxamine 5'-phosphate oxidase family protein, whose amino-acid sequence MSETSREDAIKKMAGIIREVKFAMLTVINEEGHLHAHPMTTQQTEFDGDVWFIGSRSSHQVSHMRARPQVNVSYSDPKKGVYVSVNGTAEMVEDRAKLDELWSDFYKAYFAGGKEDPDVQLIKIHAHGAEYWESDGKIQQLFKMAKSAVTGQTGPTGKNETIAL is encoded by the coding sequence ATGAGCGAAACGAGCCGAGAAGACGCCATCAAGAAAATGGCTGGCATTATCCGCGAGGTCAAATTTGCCATGCTGACGGTCATCAACGAGGAGGGCCATCTCCATGCTCACCCAATGACGACCCAGCAGACCGAATTCGACGGCGACGTGTGGTTCATTGGCAGCCGCTCAAGCCATCAGGTGAGCCACATGCGCGCCCGGCCGCAGGTCAATGTCAGCTATTCTGACCCCAAGAAAGGCGTCTACGTCAGCGTCAACGGCACGGCAGAAATGGTCGAGGACCGCGCCAAGCTCGATGAATTGTGGAGCGATTTCTACAAAGCGTATTTCGCCGGCGGCAAGGAAGATCCGGATGTTCAGCTGATCAAGATTCATGCCCACGGCGCCGAGTACTGGGAGAGCGACGGCAAGATCCAGCAGCTTTTCAAGATGGCGAAAAGCGCCGTGACTGGCCAGACCGGACCCACGGGCAAAAACGAGACCATCGCGCTTTAA
- a CDS encoding OmpH family outer membrane protein, whose amino-acid sequence MTRVLILLPLALLATVPHAQQSKSRVAFVNVQAAVKAMPGSASYLQLVTKTDADLIAKQKNIQSLASKASASNTAANRQALNNARQAYTKTQTQYAQQVAEAFKPLASKLNSTIARVAKANGYSVVLDQRVAAQTNLVVYANDSATNLTNAVVKALK is encoded by the coding sequence ATGACCCGAGTTCTGATCCTCCTGCCGCTGGCCCTGCTAGCCACCGTCCCCCACGCTCAACAGTCCAAGAGCCGCGTCGCGTTCGTCAATGTTCAGGCTGCGGTCAAGGCGATGCCTGGCAGCGCCAGCTATCTGCAGCTGGTTACCAAGACCGACGCTGACCTGATCGCCAAGCAGAAGAATATTCAGTCCCTGGCCAGCAAAGCGTCGGCCAGCAACACGGCCGCCAACCGCCAGGCCCTCAACAATGCCCGGCAGGCGTACACCAAGACGCAGACCCAGTATGCCCAGCAGGTCGCCGAGGCTTTCAAACCGCTGGCCAGCAAGCTCAACAGCACGATCGCCAGGGTGGCCAAGGCCAACGGCTACAGTGTGGTGCTCGATCAGCGCGTGGCTGCCCAGACCAATCTGGTCGTCTACGCCAATGACAGCGCGACCAACCTGACCAATGCGGTCGTCAAAGCGCTGAAGTAA
- a CDS encoding aminotransferase class V-fold PLP-dependent enzyme produces the protein MTGQDRPLADHTPLNRERLIAPGPVEVDPRVLLELAQPQMHHRAQAGIDKLMEARAKLTRLLGDPYDAVITTSSGTGAFEGALVSTTPSGARVVNAQAGKFSERWGEMARRFGYDTRIVARPWGDLLDPDEIASATRDAHTLCITHSETSTGALHDLQTIAGAARAENPDLIIIADCITSYGVAELRPAEWGVDVIVSGSQKGTATPPGLGFVLFSPQVQERLIRDTPHGFYLDMTRELTGQKAGNTPQTPAINLMYALSTALDRLLSVPLEVLWAEQARKTAALIAAGAALGAPTWAARTSPAVAVLTPPEGLTGRQVAGRLAQMGQRALPGQAPHEDTVFRVSTMGYADRYDALAIAGILEDCFTDLGASVTRGAAIQAAWTALNGS, from the coding sequence ATGACAGGTCAAGACCGCCCGCTGGCCGACCACACGCCTCTCAACCGCGAGCGCCTGATTGCCCCCGGACCGGTCGAGGTCGATCCACGCGTGCTGCTGGAACTGGCGCAGCCGCAGATGCACCACCGTGCGCAGGCGGGGATCGACAAGCTGATGGAAGCCCGCGCGAAGCTGACCCGGCTGCTGGGTGATCCCTACGACGCCGTGATTACCACCAGCAGTGGCACCGGCGCCTTTGAAGGCGCGCTGGTCAGCACCACTCCCAGCGGCGCCCGGGTGGTCAACGCCCAGGCCGGCAAGTTCAGTGAACGCTGGGGCGAGATGGCCCGGCGTTTCGGCTACGACACCCGGATTGTGGCCAGACCCTGGGGCGACCTGCTCGACCCCGACGAGATCGCGTCGGCGACCCGGGATGCCCATACCCTGTGTATCACCCACAGCGAAACCAGCACTGGGGCGCTTCACGACCTGCAGACTATTGCCGGGGCAGCGCGGGCAGAGAATCCGGACCTGATCATCATTGCCGACTGCATCACCAGCTATGGCGTTGCGGAACTGCGGCCCGCCGAGTGGGGGGTAGACGTGATCGTCTCGGGCAGCCAGAAAGGGACTGCGACTCCACCTGGACTGGGCTTTGTGCTGTTCAGTCCACAGGTGCAGGAGCGGTTGATTCGCGACACGCCCCACGGCTTTTACCTGGACATGACCCGCGAGCTTACGGGACAGAAAGCTGGCAATACCCCGCAGACCCCGGCCATCAACCTGATGTACGCCCTGAGCACCGCCCTGGACCGTCTGCTCAGCGTGCCTCTGGAGGTCCTGTGGGCCGAGCAGGCCCGAAAGACGGCGGCACTGATTGCGGCGGGAGCGGCGCTGGGGGCTCCCACTTGGGCTGCCCGTACCAGCCCGGCCGTGGCGGTCCTGACCCCCCCTGAGGGACTGACTGGGCGGCAGGTGGCCGGCCGGCTCGCGCAGATGGGCCAGCGTGCTCTGCCTGGGCAGGCTCCGCATGAGGACACGGTCTTCCGCGTCAGCACCATGGGATATGCCGACCGGTACGACGCCCTGGCCATCGCCGGCATTCTGGAAGACTGCTTCACGGACCTCGGGGCGTCGGTGACCCGGGGAGCGGCCATTCAGGCGGCGTGGACCGCCTTGAACGGTTCCTAG
- the serA gene encoding phosphoglycerate dehydrogenase, whose translation MTAAAPAPLDSDPATRAPLRVLICDEMNPGDLQYEGFQIDYQGNMDRAETLRRLPEYDALITRSRTKVDRELIDAASPRLKVIGRGGVGVDNIDLEYASLRGLLVLNAPESNNVSAAELAVMHLMASARGLTRSDRKTRAGDWDRKYLGMELKDKTLGIVGLGRIGSIVADRAQGLRMNVVAFDPYVPENKFERLGVERAETLEDLLARVDAVTVHTPLTEETTGMIGARELALLRPGAIVVNAARGGIVDEAALVDALSSGHLFAAGVDVFVDEPPTPDHIFLGAPNLGITAHLGANTFEAQERVGAEIVSRVLAALHGDVSKGAVNAPALDAKTLEALGGYLQLGEKLGRVLAQLLPGAQDVEVTFRGEFPADPAPVVTAALVGYLSGSTEDTPNMINARALARERGLNLAVRQEQDSPDYQTEVIVTVRSGDGSQKQRTRTIGGTVFGRSPRLTRLRDYRVELEPEGHILIASNEDKPGAVAKLSNLLGTWGVNIAGMALGRAEKGGQALFTLSLDDGLSAEQLQAIRDLDVIDSAYLVRV comes from the coding sequence ATGACTGCCGCTGCCCCCGCCCCCCTGGACTCCGATCCGGCCACCCGGGCGCCCCTGCGCGTCCTGATCTGCGATGAGATGAACCCAGGCGACCTGCAGTACGAAGGGTTTCAGATCGACTATCAGGGCAATATGGACCGCGCCGAGACCCTGCGGCGCCTGCCCGAGTACGACGCGCTGATCACCCGCAGCCGGACCAAGGTCGACCGCGAGCTGATCGACGCGGCGAGTCCACGGCTCAAGGTGATCGGACGTGGTGGCGTGGGTGTGGACAACATTGACCTGGAGTACGCCAGCCTGCGCGGCCTGCTGGTGCTCAACGCGCCGGAAAGCAACAACGTCTCGGCCGCTGAACTGGCGGTGATGCACCTGATGGCCTCCGCCCGCGGCCTGACCCGCAGTGACCGCAAGACCCGCGCCGGGGACTGGGACCGCAAATACCTGGGCATGGAGCTCAAGGACAAGACCCTGGGTATCGTGGGCCTGGGCCGCATTGGCAGCATCGTGGCCGACCGGGCGCAGGGGCTGCGCATGAACGTGGTGGCCTTTGACCCGTACGTTCCAGAAAACAAATTCGAGCGGCTGGGCGTGGAACGCGCCGAGACCCTGGAGGACCTGCTGGCCCGCGTGGACGCCGTGACGGTCCATACCCCCCTGACCGAGGAAACCACCGGCATGATCGGTGCCCGCGAACTCGCATTGCTGCGGCCCGGGGCGATCGTGGTCAACGCGGCGCGCGGAGGCATTGTCGACGAGGCGGCCCTGGTCGACGCCCTGAGTTCCGGGCACCTGTTCGCTGCCGGTGTGGACGTGTTCGTGGATGAGCCGCCCACACCGGACCACATCTTCCTGGGCGCACCGAACCTGGGCATCACGGCTCACCTGGGGGCCAACACCTTTGAAGCCCAGGAGCGCGTGGGAGCCGAGATCGTCTCACGGGTGCTGGCGGCGCTGCACGGTGACGTCAGCAAAGGCGCGGTCAATGCCCCCGCCCTGGATGCCAAGACCCTGGAAGCCCTGGGCGGTTACCTGCAACTGGGGGAGAAACTTGGCCGCGTCCTGGCTCAGCTGCTGCCCGGCGCCCAGGACGTGGAGGTCACCTTTCGTGGGGAGTTCCCCGCAGATCCCGCTCCGGTGGTCACCGCCGCGTTGGTCGGATACCTGTCCGGCAGCACCGAGGACACGCCCAACATGATCAATGCCCGCGCCCTGGCCCGCGAGCGCGGTCTGAACCTTGCCGTACGGCAGGAGCAGGACAGCCCCGACTACCAGACCGAGGTGATCGTGACGGTGCGCAGCGGCGACGGCAGCCAGAAGCAGCGCACCCGCACCATCGGCGGCACGGTCTTCGGACGCAGCCCCCGCCTGACGCGGCTGCGTGACTACCGCGTGGAACTGGAGCCGGAAGGCCACATCCTGATCGCCAGCAACGAGGACAAACCCGGCGCGGTGGCCAAGCTCAGCAACCTGCTGGGAACCTGGGGCGTCAATATTGCCGGCATGGCCCTGGGGCGCGCGGAAAAGGGCGGTCAGGCCCTGTTTACCCTATCCCTCGACGACGGCCTGAGTGCCGAGCAGCTGCAGGCCATCCGTGACCTGGACGTGATCGACAGCGCGTACCTCGTGCGCGTTTGA
- a CDS encoding TetR/AcrR family transcriptional regulator: MRRTRGDWLDAGFALLREEGEHALNLERLCGQMSLTRGSFYHHFGGMPEYRQALLQAWQDSLTEQVIAQVPEGVSGHEALSLLNQAVVGLDHRLDLAFRAWSLRDTAVQEVMNEVDARRIGILTLWHEQAGHPRAGELAQLDYATFLGAQALGRIGADNHLQEMHALAMSALVAELSRRG, from the coding sequence ATGCGGCGCACGCGCGGCGACTGGCTTGATGCGGGCTTTGCTCTGCTACGGGAAGAAGGCGAGCACGCCCTGAACCTGGAGCGGCTCTGCGGTCAAATGTCGCTGACGCGGGGCTCGTTCTATCACCACTTCGGGGGAATGCCCGAGTACCGGCAGGCGCTGTTGCAGGCGTGGCAGGACAGCCTGACAGAACAGGTCATTGCTCAGGTGCCTGAAGGCGTCTCGGGGCATGAAGCCCTGTCTTTGCTGAATCAGGCGGTGGTGGGCCTTGACCACCGGCTTGACCTGGCTTTCCGGGCCTGGTCTCTGCGTGATACGGCAGTTCAGGAGGTCATGAACGAGGTGGATGCACGCCGGATTGGCATTCTTACCCTCTGGCACGAGCAGGCCGGCCATCCCCGCGCGGGCGAGCTTGCCCAGCTCGACTACGCGACGTTTCTGGGTGCTCAGGCCCTTGGCCGGATCGGCGCCGACAATCATCTTCAGGAAATGCATGCCCTGGCCATGTCCGCGCTGGTGGCGGAGCTGAGCAGGCGTGGGTAG
- a CDS encoding FAD-dependent oxidoreductase, with protein sequence MRAGNASFQKWCTPQSRLPTEPVQDVPPRRGAVHPGNCEGRGQENRISLSRMRIVIVGGVAAGMTAASRARRQDPDAQVVVFERGEWISYGACGLPYVLGGAVKDFDALVARTPAQMRARGVGIRLGHEVTGIDATAATVTVHERASGRTLTEPYDRLLLATGVAALRPDWAQSDLSGVHLLREIPDGQAIEATLKGARRACVVGAGYIGIEMAEALRARGLSVVLMEKAPEVAGRMLDPDYQRLVRAELERRGVDVRCNTDVVRLTGRDGRVTGVQTEHGLVRADVVIVAVGVRPRTELAGGAGVRLGKSGAVAVNARQETSVPGIFSAGDNTECIHRVTRRKVHIPLALSANRMGRIAGVNMAGGDARFPGVVGTGIFKVFELGAARTGLTQTDADSLGLDAVSVDVKSTDHAGYYRGAQPIHVRLTGERGSGRLLGAQLVGCGDSVKRVDVVAALLHRRASVLDLFEADLAYAPPFSGVWDVLLVAADRLSREL encoded by the coding sequence ATGCGGGCTGGAAATGCGTCCTTCCAAAAGTGGTGTACGCCGCAGTCCCGACTGCCCACTGAGCCGGTACAAGACGTCCCGCCACGCCGAGGTGCCGTGCACCCTGGAAACTGTGAAGGCAGGGGCCAGGAGAACCGCATTAGCCTGAGCAGGATGCGGATTGTGATTGTGGGGGGTGTGGCGGCGGGCATGACGGCTGCCAGCCGCGCGCGGCGTCAGGATCCAGATGCTCAGGTCGTGGTGTTCGAACGGGGTGAGTGGATCAGTTACGGTGCCTGCGGTCTTCCCTACGTGCTGGGTGGAGCCGTCAAGGACTTTGATGCCCTGGTGGCCCGCACCCCGGCCCAGATGCGTGCCCGGGGCGTCGGCATCCGCCTGGGCCACGAGGTCACCGGGATTGACGCCACGGCAGCCACGGTCACGGTGCACGAGCGCGCCTCGGGCCGGACCCTCACCGAGCCGTATGACCGGCTGCTGCTGGCCACCGGCGTCGCCGCCCTGCGGCCGGACTGGGCACAGTCTGACCTGAGCGGAGTTCACCTTCTGCGCGAAATCCCGGATGGTCAGGCGATTGAAGCCACACTCAAGGGGGCTCGCCGGGCCTGTGTGGTGGGGGCGGGGTACATAGGCATTGAAATGGCGGAAGCTCTGCGCGCCCGCGGACTGAGCGTGGTGTTGATGGAGAAGGCCCCAGAAGTCGCCGGACGCATGTTGGACCCTGACTATCAACGTCTGGTCCGGGCAGAGCTGGAGCGCCGTGGCGTGGATGTCCGCTGCAATACCGACGTGGTGCGCCTGACGGGCCGGGACGGACGCGTGACGGGGGTCCAGACCGAGCACGGACTGGTCCGGGCAGATGTGGTCATCGTGGCGGTGGGGGTCCGGCCCCGCACGGAACTGGCCGGGGGCGCCGGGGTCAGGCTGGGCAAAAGTGGCGCGGTCGCGGTGAATGCCCGCCAGGAAACCAGCGTGCCGGGCATCTTCAGCGCCGGGGACAACACCGAATGCATCCACCGCGTGACGCGCCGCAAGGTGCACATACCGCTGGCCCTGAGTGCCAACCGCATGGGAAGGATTGCCGGCGTGAATATGGCTGGCGGAGACGCGAGGTTCCCCGGAGTGGTCGGCACGGGCATCTTCAAGGTGTTCGAACTGGGGGCTGCCCGCACCGGTCTGACGCAGACGGACGCCGACTCCCTTGGGCTGGACGCCGTCAGCGTGGACGTTAAAAGCACCGACCACGCCGGCTACTACCGGGGGGCCCAGCCCATTCACGTACGTCTGACCGGCGAACGTGGCAGCGGTCGCCTGCTGGGCGCGCAGCTGGTGGGGTGCGGAGACAGCGTCAAACGTGTGGACGTGGTGGCCGCCCTCCTGCATCGCCGCGCCAGCGTGCTGGATCTGTTTGAGGCCGACCTGGCCTACGCCCCGCCGTTCAGCGGGGTATGGGACGTCCTACTGGTCGCGGCCGACCGGCTGAGCCGCGAACTGTGA
- a CDS encoding MFS transporter — protein MTNLSPVASRARMAPASPWVLSAFWFGTAFHWLMLLTLLMPAHIVKFVGEDQKGTYLGLLTAIGAVIALVVPPVVGAHSDRSGRRLPYLKLGVGVNLAGLAVMALAVTILGGSNGFWIYVLGYLLVQFGNNYATAPYSALIPQLVPQEQRGRYSGVMGMLQAIAQLLGAASGFALGALGLPAMAAFALMAVVLLGAALITIRGVPEADQPAPVQTDAPVLSWQELFAYQPFLWVFITRVMFALGQYSVQPFMQYYTADVLRQPNPVASSSLMLACIIVASIISALIGGRISDRVGRKPVIYVAGSVMAGAALLLLVAPGFYIALLLALVFGLGYGAFTSVDWALGSDAMPSGRSYARDMGIWHVAFVAPQFIGAPQGKLLDWGNAQGDNLGYTLVFGLAAVFFILGVVLVRKVPETRHAHSS, from the coding sequence ATGACCAACCTCTCCCCTGTCGCGTCCCGGGCGCGAATGGCTCCCGCGAGTCCGTGGGTCCTGTCGGCCTTTTGGTTTGGTACGGCCTTTCACTGGCTGATGCTTCTGACCCTGCTGATGCCAGCCCACATCGTGAAATTCGTCGGCGAGGACCAGAAAGGCACCTACCTGGGTCTGCTGACCGCCATCGGTGCGGTGATCGCGCTGGTGGTGCCTCCGGTGGTGGGCGCGCACAGCGACCGCAGTGGGCGCCGCCTGCCGTATCTGAAACTGGGCGTCGGCGTCAATCTGGCTGGACTGGCCGTCATGGCCCTGGCCGTGACCATCCTGGGAGGCTCAAACGGCTTCTGGATCTACGTCCTGGGCTACCTGCTGGTGCAGTTCGGGAACAACTATGCGACGGCGCCGTACTCGGCCCTGATTCCCCAGCTGGTGCCTCAGGAGCAGCGCGGGCGCTACAGCGGCGTTATGGGCATGTTGCAGGCCATCGCACAGTTGCTGGGCGCCGCAAGCGGGTTTGCGCTCGGCGCGCTGGGCCTGCCGGCCATGGCCGCCTTTGCCCTGATGGCTGTGGTGCTGCTCGGCGCGGCCCTGATCACCATCCGGGGGGTCCCGGAGGCCGATCAGCCGGCACCCGTCCAGACCGACGCTCCGGTGCTGTCCTGGCAGGAGCTGTTCGCGTACCAGCCCTTCTTGTGGGTGTTCATCACCCGGGTGATGTTTGCCCTGGGCCAGTATTCCGTGCAGCCGTTCATGCAGTACTACACGGCAGACGTCCTGAGGCAGCCCAACCCGGTGGCCAGCAGCTCGTTGATGCTGGCCTGCATCATCGTGGCCAGCATCATCAGTGCCCTGATCGGGGGACGCATCAGCGACCGCGTGGGACGCAAACCGGTCATCTACGTGGCCGGGAGCGTGATGGCAGGCGCCGCCCTGCTGCTGCTGGTCGCCCCGGGCTTTTACATTGCCCTGCTGCTGGCACTGGTCTTCGGACTAGGGTACGGTGCCTTTACCAGTGTGGATTGGGCCCTGGGCAGCGACGCCATGCCCAGTGGTCGCAGCTACGCGCGGGACATGGGCATCTGGCATGTGGCGTTCGTGGCGCCGCAGTTCATCGGTGCCCCACAGGGCAAGCTCCTCGACTGGGGCAATGCCCAGGGAGACAACCTGGGCTACACCCTGGTCTTCGGGCTGGCGGCCGTCTTCTTTATCCTGGGAGTTGTGCTGGTGCGCAAGGTCCCGGAAACGCGCCACGCGCATTCCAGCTGA
- a CDS encoding OmpH family outer membrane protein, protein MKMNAKVLAPLAVVAAFGLGTVTPNAQTPAQKIGFVDVAKLITSHSGNKDIQDIQKKADAELGELDKQIKAIDAKGANATPTDKDKRTQLISTIQAKAKAYDAQLQPKVSVVEKAVDTAIGATAKSNGFSIVMDRNVAARSGLVVYADDNTDLTAAAAKAVK, encoded by the coding sequence ATGAAGATGAACGCTAAGGTCCTTGCTCCACTGGCTGTTGTTGCTGCTTTCGGGCTGGGCACCGTCACCCCCAACGCTCAGACCCCTGCTCAGAAAATCGGATTCGTTGATGTGGCCAAGTTGATTACCAGCCACTCTGGCAACAAGGACATCCAGGACATTCAGAAGAAGGCTGACGCCGAACTCGGCGAGCTCGACAAGCAGATCAAGGCGATCGACGCAAAGGGCGCCAATGCTACGCCTACAGACAAGGACAAGCGCACCCAGCTGATCTCGACCATTCAGGCCAAGGCCAAGGCGTACGACGCCCAGCTGCAGCCCAAGGTTTCCGTGGTGGAAAAAGCTGTTGACACCGCCATCGGCGCGACTGCCAAGAGCAACGGCTTCAGCATCGTGATGGACCGCAATGTGGCCGCACGCAGCGGACTGGTTGTCTACGCCGACGACAACACGGACCTCACGGCCGCAGCGGCCAAGGCCGTCAAGTAA
- a CDS encoding RluA family pseudouridine synthase translates to MTRAPVLPPPGKPRVVVEHPDFYVVHKPALWLTHPVRARVDVPDVLTYMKGETGELDLAPPHRLDRETSGAQILTRDADAARRFFTLFKTHLVGKTYLAIVHGTPDWERYTLDAPLGDLGLGGANRITIRQAVVPDGRPAVTDFKLIERRAGHSLIEAYPRSGRLHQIRAHLHHLGLPMVGDKIYGRDPQAFLEFMETGQTPDLTARLGLPRQALHAARIAFSWDGAQMAVEVPLARDLQAYWDSLGG, encoded by the coding sequence GTGACGCGCGCTCCTGTGCTGCCTCCACCCGGTAAACCGCGCGTGGTCGTGGAGCATCCTGATTTCTATGTGGTCCATAAACCGGCCCTGTGGCTGACCCACCCTGTCCGCGCACGTGTCGACGTGCCGGACGTCCTGACATATATGAAGGGCGAAACAGGAGAGCTGGACCTGGCCCCGCCTCACCGACTGGACCGCGAGACCAGCGGCGCACAGATTCTGACGCGGGACGCCGATGCGGCCAGGCGGTTTTTCACGCTGTTCAAGACCCACCTGGTGGGAAAAACCTATCTGGCCATCGTGCACGGGACTCCGGACTGGGAACGGTACACCCTGGATGCCCCCCTGGGCGACCTGGGCCTCGGTGGTGCCAACCGGATCACGATCCGGCAGGCGGTGGTGCCGGACGGCCGCCCGGCCGTAACCGACTTCAAGCTGATTGAGCGCCGCGCCGGCCATAGCCTGATCGAGGCGTATCCTCGCTCCGGGAGGCTGCACCAGATTCGGGCGCACCTGCACCACCTTGGCCTGCCCATGGTCGGAGACAAGATTTATGGCCGCGACCCACAGGCCTTTCTGGAATTTATGGAAACCGGGCAGACCCCGGACCTGACCGCTCGTCTGGGCCTGCCCCGCCAGGCCCTGCATGCTGCGCGCATCGCCTTTTCCTGGGACGGCGCCCAGATGGCTGTGGAGGTGCCGCTCGCCCGGGACCTGCAGGCATACTGGGACTCTCTAGGCGGGTAA